Proteins encoded within one genomic window of Ovis aries strain OAR_USU_Benz2616 breed Rambouillet chromosome 1, ARS-UI_Ramb_v3.0, whole genome shotgun sequence:
- the SMCP gene encoding sperm mitochondrial-associated cysteine-rich protein, translated as MCDQPKCNSCCPPKSSPSCPPKCCPSCTPKCNPVCPPKCNPCCPSKCNPCCPSKPCCCLEPKPECTCLNKEPDPAAPETQNNSQTQQQSQSPKQGPKSPRGQK; from the coding sequence ATGTGTGACCAACCAAAGTGCAACTCATGCTGCCCGCCAAAATCCAGTCCAAGCTGCCCGCCAAAATGCTGTCCAAGCTGCACGCCAAAATGCAACCCAGTCTGCCCACCAAAATGCAACCCATGCTGCCCATCAAAATGCAACCCATGCTGCCCATCAAAGCCATGCTGCTGTTTGGAGCCCAAGCCTGAGTGCACCTGCCTTAATAAGGAGCCCGATCCCGCTGCACCGGAAACTCAGAACAACTCCCAAACCCAGCAGCAGTCCCAAAGCCCAAAGCAGGGGCCCAAAAGTCCCCGGGGGCAGAAGTAA
- the IVL gene encoding involucrin isoform X2 gives MSQQNTLPVILPPALSQESLKPASPPTNTQQEQVKQPTPLPAPCQKVHSDLPGEVPLELGEKHTIVKGVPGQKCEPQQPEPEQQEQHVKQQQQESQVQEVHVELQQQESQVQEQHVEQQQQESQVLEEHVQQQQQESQVLEEHVQQQQESQVPEVHVELQQESQVPEVHVQQQQESQVLEEHVEQQQQESQVPEEHVQQQQQESQVPEVHVQQQQESQVPEVHVEQQQESQVPEVHVEQQQESQVPEEHVELQQQESQVLEEYVELQQQESQVPEVHVELQQRESPVQEVHVKKQHQELQEQEVQQQKEQHAEPQKAEHLGLQLEQEKTQTEQQLKGQLEQEKKVLGQHLDQEPAKREEQMEKKEEQLLEQQDGQLKQPVCVPAPNQVQEIHPVLPLKGKALPSEEAGGVVPSKHK, from the exons ATGTCCCAGCAAAACACTCTGCCAGTGATTCTGCCCCCTGCCCTCTCTCAGGAGTCCCTCAAgcctgcttctcctcccaccaaTACCCAGCAGGAGCAAGTGAAGCAGCCAACTCCACTGCCTGCCCCATGCCAGAAGGTACACTCGGATCTCCCAGGGGAAGTCCCCTTGGAGCTCGGGGAGAAACACACAATTGTGAAAGGGGTGCCTGGGCAAAAGTGTGAACCACAGCAACCAGAGCCAGAGCAGCAAGAACAGCAtgtgaagcagcagcagcaagagtcacAGGTGCAGGAAGTGCATGTGGAGTTGCAGCAGCAGGAGTCACAGGTGCAGGAACAGCATGtggaacagcagcagcaagagtcacAGGTGCTGGAAGAGCatgtgcagcagcagcagcaggagtcacAGGTGCTGGAAGAGCATGTGCAGCAGCAACAAGAGTCACAGGTGCCAGAAGTGCATGTGGAGTTGCAGCAAGAGTCACAGGTGCCAGAAGTGCAtgtgcagcagcagcaagagtcacAGGTGCTGGAAGAGCATGTGGAGCAGCAGCAACAAGAGTCACAGGTGCCAGAAGAGCAtgtgcagcagcagcaacaagagtCACAG GTGCCAGAAGTGCAtgtgcagcagcagcaagagtcacAGGTGCCAGAAGTGCATGTGGAGCAGCAGCAAGAGTCACAGGTGCCGGAAGTGCACGTGGAGCAGCAGCAAGAGTCACAGGTACCGGAAGAGCATGTGGAGCTGCAGCAACAAGAGTCACAGGTGCTGGAAGAGTATGTGGAGCTGCAGCAACAAGAGTCACAGGTGCCGGAAGTGCATGTGGAACTGCAGCAACGAGAGTCACCAGTACAGGAAGTGCATGTCAAAAAGCAACACCAGGAGCTACAGGAGCAGGAAGTGCAGCAGCAAAAAGAACAGCACGCGGAGCCTCAGAAAGCAGAACACCTGGGGCTGCAGCTGGAGCAGGAGAAAACACAAACAGAGCAGCAGCTGAAAGGACAGCTGGAACAGGAGAAGAAGGTCTTGGGCCAGCACTTGGATCAAGAGCCAGCTAAGAGAGAggaacaaatggaaaagaaagaggagcAGCTGCTGGAGCAGCAGGATGGGCAGCTGAAACAGCCTGTGTGTGTCCCAGCTCCCAACCAGGTCcaagagatccacccagtcctGCCACTGAAGGGAAAAGCCTTGCCCTCTGAAGAAGCAGGAGGTGTAGTGCCTTCTAAACATAAGTAA
- the IVL gene encoding involucrin isoform X1, with translation MSQQNTLPVILPPALSQESLKPASPPTNTQQEQVKQPTPLPAPCQKVHSDLPGEVPLELGEKHTIVKGVPGQKCEPQQPEPEQQEQHVKQQQQESQVQEVHVELQQQESQVQEQHVEQQQQESQVLEEHVQQQQQESQVLEEHVQQQQESQVPEVHVELQQESQVPEVHVQQQQESQVLEEHVEQQQQESQVPEEHVQQQQQESQVPEEHVQQQQQESQVPEEHVQQQQESQGPEVHVELQQESQVPEVHVQQQQESQVPEVHVEQQQESQVPEVHVEQQQESQVPEEHVELQQQESQVLEEYVELQQQESQVPEVHVELQQRESPVQEVHVKKQHQELQEQEVQQQKEQHAEPQKAEHLGLQLEQEKTQTEQQLKGQLEQEKKVLGQHLDQEPAKREEQMEKKEEQLLEQQDGQLKQPVCVPAPNQVQEIHPVLPLKGKALPSEEAGGVVPSKHK, from the coding sequence ATGTCCCAGCAAAACACTCTGCCAGTGATTCTGCCCCCTGCCCTCTCTCAGGAGTCCCTCAAgcctgcttctcctcccaccaaTACCCAGCAGGAGCAAGTGAAGCAGCCAACTCCACTGCCTGCCCCATGCCAGAAGGTACACTCGGATCTCCCAGGGGAAGTCCCCTTGGAGCTCGGGGAGAAACACACAATTGTGAAAGGGGTGCCTGGGCAAAAGTGTGAACCACAGCAACCAGAGCCAGAGCAGCAAGAACAGCAtgtgaagcagcagcagcaagagtcacAGGTGCAGGAAGTGCATGTGGAGTTGCAGCAGCAGGAGTCACAGGTGCAGGAACAGCATGtggaacagcagcagcaagagtcacAGGTGCTGGAAGAGCatgtgcagcagcagcagcaggagtcacAGGTGCTGGAAGAGCATGTGCAGCAGCAACAAGAGTCACAGGTGCCAGAAGTGCATGTGGAGTTGCAGCAAGAGTCACAGGTGCCAGAAGTGCAtgtgcagcagcagcaagagtcacAGGTGCTGGAAGAGCATGTGGAGCAGCAGCAACAAGAGTCACAGGTGCCAGAAGAGCAtgtgcagcagcagcaacaagagtCACAGGTGCCAGAAGAGCAtgtgcagcagcagcaacaagagtCACAGGTGCCAGAAGAGCAtgtgcagcagcagcaagagtcacAGGGGCCAGAAGTACATGTGGAACTTCAGCAAGAGTCACAGGTGCCAGAAGTGCAtgtgcagcagcagcaagagtcacAGGTGCCAGAAGTGCATGTGGAGCAGCAGCAAGAGTCACAGGTGCCGGAAGTGCACGTGGAGCAGCAGCAAGAGTCACAGGTACCGGAAGAGCATGTGGAGCTGCAGCAACAAGAGTCACAGGTGCTGGAAGAGTATGTGGAGCTGCAGCAACAAGAGTCACAGGTGCCGGAAGTGCATGTGGAACTGCAGCAACGAGAGTCACCAGTACAGGAAGTGCATGTCAAAAAGCAACACCAGGAGCTACAGGAGCAGGAAGTGCAGCAGCAAAAAGAACAGCACGCGGAGCCTCAGAAAGCAGAACACCTGGGGCTGCAGCTGGAGCAGGAGAAAACACAAACAGAGCAGCAGCTGAAAGGACAGCTGGAACAGGAGAAGAAGGTCTTGGGCCAGCACTTGGATCAAGAGCCAGCTAAGAGAGAggaacaaatggaaaagaaagaggagcAGCTGCTGGAGCAGCAGGATGGGCAGCTGAAACAGCCTGTGTGTGTCCCAGCTCCCAACCAGGTCcaagagatccacccagtcctGCCACTGAAGGGAAAAGCCTTGCCCTCTGAAGAAGCAGGAGGTGTAGTGCCTTCTAAACATAAGTAA